AAATCAATAAACCTGATAAAGGCCGCCCGATTATTTGGGCGGTTTTTTGCTTATAGGGCAACCTTCCGGCAGGCTTTTTGTATATCCTCTTCCTTTGAAAATATAAAGCTTGATTTTTGACACTATCGGTTTCTTCTCCTTCACATGTCAGATCCGGAGTGTTTTTTCAATGACCGAATCCTCAGATAAAGAGAAAGAGCCCCGCGCGCGAAAGAGCCAGGACATCTGCGGTGAAAAAGGCTGTCTGTTTCAAGTGTCCTTTGAGCAAGCGGAGGTGGGGCTGGCGCATATCGGAAGGGAAGGGCGATGGGTTCGCGTCAATGGAAAGTTGTGTCAAATTCTTGGCTACGAACGGGATGAACTTTTGCGCAAGTCCCTGCAGGACCTCGCTCACCCCGAGGATGGGGACGATGATAGGACCGGTCCGGAAGAACGTCTTCTGCGCAAGGACGGATCGACGATCTGGGTCAGTATCAGGATGGTTCCGGTACAGGTTACGGCCGACATCCCGGAGCTTTTCATCGCCGTAATCGAGGATATCACCGAACGCAAACTGGCCGAACAGCAGATCCAGTGCAATGAATCCCGTCTGCGCAGCATCGTCAGAATTCTTCATTTCCGCAGCGAGACCATTCAGGAGTTCCTCAACCACGCGCTTGATGAAGCCATCAGCCTGACGGAGAGCAGGATCGGCTACATCTATTTTTACGATGAGGAGCGTCAGCAGTTCATTCTCAACGCCTGGTCCCGGGAGGTCATGCACCAATGCACCATCACCGATCCCCAGACCTGCTATGAACTTAAGGATACCGGGATCTGGGGGGAAGCGGTGCGCCAGCGAAAGCCGATCATCCTCAACGATTACCAGGCCCATCACCCGCTCAAGAAAGGGTATCCCGAGGGACATGCCCCGCTGAAGTCCTTCCTGACCCTGCCGGTTTTCAAGGAAGACCGGATCGTGGCCGTTGTCGGAGTGGCCAACAAGGAATCCGCCTATGATCAGACCGATGTGCTGCAGCTCACCCTGCTGATGGATTCCGTCTGGCGGTTCGTCGACATCAAGCGGGGGGAAAAAGCCCTCCGGGAGAGCGAGGAGCGGTTTCGGTCAATTTTTGAAGATGCATCCGCCGGGATGATCGTCATTGACCCCGAGGACAATCTGCTCAATGTCAATCCCTGCTTTTGCAGCTACCTGGATTACGCCGAGGCGGACCTGGTCGGCGGCAATTACCGAAACCTCGTCCATCCCCTTGATCGGCCCCAGATCGATCGGTGCTATGAAGATGTTCGGGAGGGGCATCGCAAGGTCTGCCATTACGAAGCCCGACTGTTGCGGAAAAACGGTGGGGAGCGATGGTTTTTCATTTCTGTCACCTGGCTTGCCGACGAGCAGGATCGGCCCAGGTATGCGGTGGCGCTGCTGCAGGATATCACCGAACTGAAAAGCTCCCAGCACGCCCTGGAAAAAGAACGGGAGTTCCTGCAGACGGTCATTGACGGGGTGGCTGACCCCATACGGGTCATTGATGCCGACCGCCAGGTTCTGCTGATGAACCGGTCAGCCCAAAACCTTCTGTCCGGGAATTCAGGCTCCGGAGCCTTGCCTCTCCAGGGTGAATCCTTCGCCGACGTCGATCCTCCCGAAATACTGGAGACTATCCGCCGGACCGGACAAAACCAGACTTTTGTCCGCAAGGGGATCGACGGCAGCGGCGAGGAGAAGATTTTCGAACTGCAGGCTTCGCCCTTCAGGGATGAAAAAGGTCGAGTGCTTGGCATCATCGAGACCGCCCGGGATATCACCGAACATCTGAATGTGCAGAACCAGCTGCGAGAGAACCAGAAGCATCTGAAATACCTGGCCTATCATGACCCCCTTACCAACCTGCCCAACCGGCTGCAACTGCAGGAGCATCTCAGGAAGGCGCTGTCGGCAGCCCGGCGGGCTGGAAAAAAGGTCGCCTTCCTGCTGTTTGATCTCGACCGCTTTAAAAACATCAACGATTCTCTGGGACATCAGGCCGGGGACCACGTGCTGCGGGAGATCGGCGAACGTCTGCAGCGGTGGATCCGCAACTATGATACCGTGGCCCGCCTGGGCGGCGACGAATTCGGCATCATTCTGAACCAGATCGACGATGAAAACCATGTCGCCGCCATTGTCCAGAAGCTGCTGGGGGTTGTCAGTCAGCCTATTCGCCTGAAAAACGGCGATTTTACCCTGACTGCCAGTTTCGGCATCAGTGTTTTCCCGACCGATACCGAAAACGAGGAGAGCCTGCTGAAGTTTGCGGATGCGGCGATGTACCGGGCCAAGGCCAGGGGAAGGAACAATTTTCAGTTCTATACCTCGGATATGAACGCCCGCACACACGAGTTTCTGATCATGGAGACCGCTCTCAGAAAAGCCGTTGAAAACCAGGAATTTTTCCTTGAATTTCAACCCCTGGTCGATCTTGAGAACCGGACCGTTGTCTGCCTCGAAGCCCTCTTGCGCTGGCATCATCCCGTCCAGGGCCCCTTGTCCCCCGGTGATTTCATCCCCCTGGCGGAAGACACCGGCCTGATCGTACCGATCGGAGACTGGGTCCTGTCCACCGCCTGCAGCCAGGCCGTATTCTGGCAGAGCCAGGGTATGCCCCCGATCCGGATTTCGGTCAATATCTCAGGTCGACAGTTCCGGGAGCCCGATTTCGCCGAAAAGGTGGAGCGTATCCTTCTACAGAGCGGCCTCGATCCCCGTTGGCTGGAGCTGGAGATCACCGAAAGCGTGGCCATGGAAAACGTGGAGAAAACGATCCTGAAACTGAGCGACCTCAAGGCGAAGGGTGTCTCCCTCTCCGTCGACGACTTCGGCACCGGCTATTCTTCCCTGAGCTATCTCAAGCTGTTCCCGATTCACAAACTCAAGATCGATCGGTCTTTCGTCCGGGATATCACCAGCGATCCAAATGATGCGGCCATAGCTTCCGCCGTCATCGCCCTGGCTCATAGCATGGGGCTGCAGGTCGTGGGGGAGGGGATCGAGACGGAGGAACAGTTGGCGTTTCTGAAGGAAAAGGGGTGTGATTTCGGGCAGGGGTATCTTTTCAGCAGACCGCTGGCAGCGGGGAAAATGTCCAAAGAGCATTTTTCTGCTCCGATTGATTAACAGAAAACAATACAAATTCTTGAAACGGGCCAAATTTTTGTCCCTCCAGTCACATTTTGTAAATCCCAGAGTTTTCGAAACGATCTTCTCCTTTAATACTTGAAAATTTTTGGTAACCATTTCCATTTTTTAACTGCCCATGCCATAAGGATTTTCTTTCCAGTTGAACGCATAATGGCCGGTTGTCCGATTTTTTCGGCCAGGTTTGGAGCGACAATTGCTTTAATTCCGAGTGTTTTCTGAATCGCTATGCACCTGCCACCCGTTTGCTTAATGGAGGTCTCGTTGAAACTCTTTGGCAAGATATTCATTCCCGTTTTTATCTCCCTGGTGCTGGCATCCGTCATCATCGCTTTCTCCATCAACAGTAAAACCAGCCGCCTGGTTCAGGAGCGAATCGACAGCGAGATCACCTTGTACAACGACACCCACAACGCTCTCGCCCGGGAGCAATTGTCGAAAATATTTCAAGCGGTCGACATCCGGGCGAAAATGCACCTGGAGCAGGCAGCCCTTTTTTCTTCT
The genomic region above belongs to Syntrophotaleaceae bacterium and contains:
- a CDS encoding EAL domain-containing protein — translated: MTESSDKEKEPRARKSQDICGEKGCLFQVSFEQAEVGLAHIGREGRWVRVNGKLCQILGYERDELLRKSLQDLAHPEDGDDDRTGPEERLLRKDGSTIWVSIRMVPVQVTADIPELFIAVIEDITERKLAEQQIQCNESRLRSIVRILHFRSETIQEFLNHALDEAISLTESRIGYIYFYDEERQQFILNAWSREVMHQCTITDPQTCYELKDTGIWGEAVRQRKPIILNDYQAHHPLKKGYPEGHAPLKSFLTLPVFKEDRIVAVVGVANKESAYDQTDVLQLTLLMDSVWRFVDIKRGEKALRESEERFRSIFEDASAGMIVIDPEDNLLNVNPCFCSYLDYAEADLVGGNYRNLVHPLDRPQIDRCYEDVREGHRKVCHYEARLLRKNGGERWFFISVTWLADEQDRPRYAVALLQDITELKSSQHALEKEREFLQTVIDGVADPIRVIDADRQVLLMNRSAQNLLSGNSGSGALPLQGESFADVDPPEILETIRRTGQNQTFVRKGIDGSGEEKIFELQASPFRDEKGRVLGIIETARDITEHLNVQNQLRENQKHLKYLAYHDPLTNLPNRLQLQEHLRKALSAARRAGKKVAFLLFDLDRFKNINDSLGHQAGDHVLREIGERLQRWIRNYDTVARLGGDEFGIILNQIDDENHVAAIVQKLLGVVSQPIRLKNGDFTLTASFGISVFPTDTENEESLLKFADAAMYRAKARGRNNFQFYTSDMNARTHEFLIMETALRKAVENQEFFLEFQPLVDLENRTVVCLEALLRWHHPVQGPLSPGDFIPLAEDTGLIVPIGDWVLSTACSQAVFWQSQGMPPIRISVNISGRQFREPDFAEKVERILLQSGLDPRWLELEITESVAMENVEKTILKLSDLKAKGVSLSVDDFGTGYSSLSYLKLFPIHKLKIDRSFVRDITSDPNDAAIASAVIALAHSMGLQVVGEGIETEEQLAFLKEKGCDFGQGYLFSRPLAAGKMSKEHFSAPID